A window of Phacochoerus africanus isolate WHEZ1 chromosome 11, ROS_Pafr_v1, whole genome shotgun sequence genomic DNA:
AAATGATTTTCTGTCTTCAGGGTTCAGATGAGTAACAGCTGAAAGGAGGAGAAAGTAACCAGAGGGACAGTATTTGTTTATATAGAGTGGTTATCTGTTCTTAGGAAGCAGTATTGTAGCCGGACCTTGAATGAAGAGACGATATCTCTTATGGGAAGATTTGGAGAACAGTGTTGCTGGCAATTCCATAGCTAGTGCAAAGGCCGTGGTAGACACAAGGTTGGCATGTTTGAGGACTAAGGAGGCCTGAATTGCTGGAGGAGAGTAAATGAGAGAAAGAGTAAAATGACATAGGGTCCAGGGAGGCAACCAGGGGTCGGATCAAGTTGGACCTAATTGCACTAGGAAGCCACAAAAAGCTTTGAGCAGGAGAGGTATATGATCTGAAAAACCTCTGTCAGACTGTTGTGTGAAAAGAAATGGTCAATTGGAAGCAGGGATAAGGGGGCAAAGAAGAAGCATGAAGATGAGATGAGAGTTAACTTAGCTGATGACTGAATTAGAGTTACTGTCAGTGGAGACAGAACTAATCCAATTTGTGTTCTGCTTTGGAGCTAGACCTGTCACAATGCTTATTAATTAGGTGTGAGGACACAAAGAAATGCAAGGTGATTCTAGGTTTTGTGGCATGAGCAGTTAATAAATAAAGATAGTAAAGACAAGTTGTTAGAAAGAATCCAGGGTTCTGACTTGAATGTTTGGTCATTTCTTTATTCTGAGGTATGGATTTTTGGAGTTAATGGTATCTGGGTTACAAGTAATTCTCTGTAGAAAATATCCTGaacctcttttcccctttcttaaaaagttttccttggagttccattgtggtttaggggtaacgaacctgactagtgtccatgaggactcaggttcgatccttgaccttgctctgtgggtgaaggatctggcattgctgtgagctgtggtcgatGTCATGgacgaggctcgaatctggctttgtggcggctgtggtgtagaccggcagctgcatctccacttcaacccctagcctgggaacttccatatgctgtgggtgcagccctaaatatatatgtttatgccctaaatatataaatatatatatatttgtttgtgtatatgtgtgtgtgtatgtgtgtatgtatataagttgaacttttttttttatttctttttagggccgcacccgtggcatatggagattcccagggtacaggttgaatcggagctgtagctgctggcctacaccatagccacagcaatgcaggatccaagctgcgtctgcgacgtacactacagctcacagcaacgctggatccttaacccactgagcgaggccagggattgaacctgttacctcatggttcttagtcagatttgtttccactgtaccacaacgggaactcctaagtgcaacttttaaatttcttttatttactgaCTGCTTGAATTGTTTTGTGAATTGCCCATTCATTATCTTtcctcatattatttttcttactgatttgtaagAGCTATATGTTGACATTAGCTTTTCTTTTGTCATATATGTTGCAGTTATGGTATCTCCCaattaacctttttttccctttctatgccccaatctgtggcatgtggaagttcccaggctagaagtcaaattgaagctgcagccgccagcctattccacagccccagcaatgccagatctgagtcacgtctgtgactacacacaccacagcttactgtaccaccagatccttgacccactaagcgaggccagggattgaatctatgtcctcacagacactatgttgggttcttaatctgctgaaccactatgggaacttcctagttaacctttcagttttgtttattgTAGTTTCTGACGTGCAGAATACATTTTTTAGAAGTTTGAATTAATATGCAGTCAacgctttctttttcttttctttattattccttCCACTCCATTTATCTTTAGAAAATTGTCCACTGTCAAAGATCAAATAAccaactatatttttttctaattttatgcttTATTAAGTAGAGTGcaggctttgatttttttccttgtgattatGAAATTTTTCTAGTGATTAGCATTAGCGTATTTTCCTGTCTAGCATCTCTCATTTTACTATACATCAAAAGTATTGGTATTTAAAGATTCCACTTGATTCCTCACTTCAGGTTTTACAGACATTTCACCAGAGGAGTTGAGACTTGAATACCATAACTTCTTAACCAGCAATAACTTACAGAGTTatgtaagtttgtttcctattCATCTATTTAACAGATTAGCTATCTTCTCTGTAGTGGCTTGCTTGTGTATCGTCAAAGTGGatgaagtttataatttttttcagaacaaggctatttttattttataagttattttttctttgcaattgGTTGGCTATCTGAAATGGTGATAATATGCTTTGGCTGTAGCAACTAGGactatcattctttttattaccAGTTATCTAGCAATCAGTCCCAGAAATCAAACCCTTTCATCATTTGACAAACATTTGTGGAACATCTCTTCGGTACAGACACCAGGATGCAGTGTGTTATACAGATTAACATCCTCACATATTAAATATCCAAAAATTGAAAAGCTGGGCTTAAGTAACTTTGGTGCCTAAAGGAAATAACACAAACTCCGTATTTTTTCATCGTCTACAGTCAAATATCATGTATTTCATCTACTACACGTGTTCGTCTCCCAAGTATAACTAAATCTGTGCTGCCAGGTACTTATAATCTAAACAAGGTGATACAGGGAGTTGGGGAACAGGGAGAGGGGACTACAGCTGGAATATCTTTGGCAAGTAGGATTAGATCAGTGCAAATTTTACAAGTTATGgggtataaaaatgttttataaacttGCTGTGACTTTGGAAATGAAGACATGAAGTTATTGTTGAAAAGATCACCTTAAACACTCAATATtgactcattatttttcttctctcttcagcTAAATTCCGTACAACATTTAATAAATCAGTGGAGGAGCAGGGTAAATGAACTCAAAAATCTAAATACGTCAACTAAAATAGCTTTGGTGAGTACTGGAGAATTTTCTGCAGAGATTTGTCttatctgttgctttttttttttttttgcagaatgtTACTTTGGATTTGGAAAGCAAAGATAAAATTCTCTGTAAAGAATtatgatacacattttttttgtcatttttttttcccctcaggccATACCcccggcatatgaaagttcccaggctaggggtcaaatcggagttgtagctgctggcgtacaccacactacagcaatgcaggatccgagctgcgtctgcaccctacactacagctcacggcaatgctggatccttaacccactgagcaaggccagggatggaacccgcaacctcatggttactagtcaggttccttaaccactgagtccatgacaggaactcctacattatcaCTTGAAGTCAAGGTCCTTGAATTGCATTCTCTCTTTTCATTAGGAAATCACAGATAATTATGCTTATCTAAAACTATTTTTAGGataaggtttttaattttggtggTACTAGTTTTGAAAATTGGAAACtattatataaatttaagtgTTCTAGGTTATCAGCATTAAAAGAaattgcttttggagttcccatcatggctcagcagttaaaaacctgactaggatccatgaggacccatgttccatcctggcctcgctcgataggtaaggatctggcatcaccgtgagcagtcacagatgtggctcagatccagcattgctgtggctgtggtgtaggccagcggctccagctccgattcaacccgtagcctggaaattttcatttgccacaggcgtagccctagaaagacaaaaaaaaaaaaaaaggaaattgttttGAATTGATATGAATGAATGATATGAATGCATATTTAGAATACTGTATACTTTTGTGACTAAAGGACATTTACGTATATGTTCCTTATCTTATGCAGAAATGCCTTTAGGAGATATATACTCATGTGCCTCCAAAGATAACATGATCCTGCTATAGCATATTCATTATCTTTgtcaataaagtttatttttttacccCCATATAACGTTTTTAGGGGGAGctctttttcagccacatccatggcatttggaagttcctaggccagggatcgaatctgagctggagctgtacctatgccacagctgcagcaacaccagatccttaacccactgcattggggctggggatcaaacctgtgcctctacagagacaagctggattattaacccactgtgccacagtgggaactccaggaatactatttttatttgttttgggggttttttttgcagtgttttgttgttgctttttagggccgcacctgcagtgtatggaggttctcaggctaggggtctattcggagctacagctgccagcctacaccacagccacaacaacgccagatctgagccacgtctgcgacctacacaaagctcacggcaacgccagatccttaacccactgagcaaggccagggatcaaacccgcaacctcatggttcctagccggattccttaaccactgagccttgacgggaactcccagaaacattatttttaaataagatattgACATTCAGAATTTAATATTtccagttccctggtggtttttctttctatgtgtgcatgttgtttgttttttttttttttcttttggccgccccttagcacgtggagttcccaggccagggatcagatccaagccatagttacaacctatgccacatctgtggcaacgccggatcctttaacactGTGCTGgaccgggaatcaaacctgtatcccagtgtTCCAgggacaccaccaatcccattgcaccacagtaggaactcatctTTCTACTTTCTGAAAAAGGCTATGAGAGTAGTAGCTTCCTAAACTTATTGAATGACTGCTTGAAAGTCCTAACACCCAACTCCTTTCTTAAATACGTGCTTCTAAATAACTAGCTTCTTGTGCAAGctcatttctttcatctttcagtTGCTGTAATGCTGTTTGAATTCTATAGGACATCTTGAAAGTATTTGTCTCTAGATGAGAATTGACCCGTCATCACCATTGCTGAGCTGGTGTAGAGGATAACTGGAGCCAAAGAACTTCAGAACTTCCTTCAGGGTTGGAAGTTCCATGTTCTTTGCCAGCTTTCTAGGTGCCCTTCCATAGGTGAGGATCTTGGATGGCCTACCTACAACTGGTTTAGCATGTATCAGTTCTTCATGCTGATtggtttattctttattcttttaatccattatatggatataatGTAATTTGGTTATCCACATACCTGTTCATGAATACTAGACTGAGGGAGAGAAGATAGactcctccaccccccaaaaaagtacttattatatgattccatttatgtggaAAGATAAACTTCATCCGTAGTGATAGAAAGTAGACGAATAGTTCCCCTGCAGGCAGCGGTTGGAGAAGGTTGACTAGAAAGGGATAAAAGGGAACTTTTATGGATGATAGAAATATTCTAAATCATGATTATAGTGGTAGTTAAAAGTTTTTCAAAACTCACtgaaatatagatttaaaaattttttattatagttgatttacagtgttctgtcaatttctgctatacagcaaagtgacccagtcataaatatatatatacacacatatatatatatgtatacacattctttttctcacaccatacacaaaagtaaactcgagatggcttaaagacttaaacataagacgagacaccataaaactcctagaagagaacataggcaaaacattctttgacatcaactgtacaaatgttttcttaggtcagtctcccaaggcaacagaaataaaaacaaaaataaaccaatgggacctaatcaaacttacaaaggaaactataaaaaaaaaaaaaaagacaacctacggaatgggagaaaataatttcaaatgatgaaactgaaagggcttaatctctaaaatatacaaacaacttacacaactcaacagcaaaaaagccaacaacccaactgaaaaatgggcaaaggacctgaatagacatttcaccaaagaagacatacagatggccaacaagcacatgaaaaaatgctcagcatcactgattattagagaaatgcaaatcaaaactacaatgagctaccacctcacaccagtcagaatggccatgtttaacaagtcaacaaataacaaatgctggagagtggagaaaagggtgccctcctgcactgttggtgggaatgtaaattggtacaaccactatggaaaacagcatgggggtgcctcagaaaactaaacatagaactaccatatgacccagcaatcccacgcttgcgcatatatgtggacaaaactttccctgaaaaaggcacatgcacccgtatgttcattgcagcactattcacaatagccaagacatggaaataacctaaatgtccaacaacagatgaatggattaagaagatgtagtatatatacacaatggaatactactcagccataaaaaataacaaaataataccatttgcaagaacatggatggaactagagactcatattaagtgaagtgagaaagagaaagacaaataccatatgatattacttatatctggaatctaatatatggcacaaatgaccctatctacagtaaagaaacaaactcatggacatagagaacagacttgtggttgccaagggggaaggagtgggatggactggaggtttggggttagtagatgcaaactattgcatttggagtggataagcagtgagatcctgctgtatagcacagaaaactatatctagtcacttgtgatggaacatgatggaggataatgtgagaaaaagaatgtgtatatatatggttgggtcactttgtcactttgttgtacaacagaaattaacagatcattgtaaatcaactatttaaaaaacaaataaaaaaaggctGGGTCTAAGTTCTTCTTCGTATGTTTGGTAggatttgcctgtgaagccatctggtcctggacttttctttatagggagtatttttattgcatattcaatttcatttctagtgatcagtctattcaactgatctttttttcttgattcagttttggtgggctctatgtctctagaaagttgtgcatttcttctaggttgtcaaatttattggcacataattgttcatagtattctcttacggttttttgtatttctgcagtatctgttaagatttatcctttttcatattttgtttatttgagttctttccctcctctttttggtgagtctggccagagttttATCACTtctgtttaccctttcaaagaaccagtgcttggttttattgatttttttctattgtattgtattgtaaaaatctctattttattgatttcctcactgttctttatgatttccttccttctgctgacttgcggttttgtttgttcttctttttctaattcttttaggtggtatgttaagttgttgatttgagatttttcttcttttctgaggaagtcctgtattgctatgaatttccctctaagcactgctttttttgcatcccataggttttgaatggttgtgttttagatttttttttaatggatgcattttattatatgttaaGTACctcaataaagtgatttttttttttaaatgccaatagcagagttcctgttgtggctcggcagataagaatctgactggtatccatgatgatgtgggtttatccctggcttcactcagtgggttgaaggatctggcattgctgtgagctgtggtgtagatcacagatacagctcagatctggtgttgctatggctgtggcatagctctgattcatcccctagcctgggaactttcatatgccacaggtgtggccctaaaaagacaaaaaaaaaaaagccaataggACTTCCAAATGAGAGGAATATCTGCTTAGGTTGATTAGGAAAGGCCTGTTACaggtgaggattaagtgaaaatttcctttaaagggagattaaggagttcccgtcgtggcgcagtgcttaacgaatccgactaggaaccatgaggttgcgggtttggtccctgcccttgctcagtgggttaacgatccggcgttgccatgagctgtggtgtaggttgcagacgcggttcggatcctgcattgctgtggctctggcgtaggccggtagctacagctccgatttgactcctagcctgggaacctccatatgccgcgggagcggcccaagaaatagcaacaacaacaaccaaaaaaaaaaaaaaaaaaaagggagattaaGATTTCAGTAAGCAAAGATGAAAGacatttctagagaaaaaaaagcaagagcataaaatattttcagggactagaaaatagattttagcagaaagttttttgttgttgttgttgttttttctgtttgccttttctagggccgctcccgcagcatatggaggttcccaggctaggggtctaatcagagctgtagccaccggcctataccaggttccctgttggattcgttaaccactgagccacgatggaaactcccagcagaaagtttttaataatataacttctttttttttttttttttcttttcagggccgcacctgcagcatgtggtggGTCCTGggcaaggggctgaattgaagctgcagctgctggtctacgccacagccacagcaacagagggatctgagtcatgtctgcaacctacacagctcacagcaatgccggatccttaacccactgagtggggccagaggtggaactcgcatcctcatggatactagtcaggtttgttaccactgagccacaatgggaactccttaataatgTAAGTGTGAATTAACTTTAGGGAAGCATTTGAGTAAGTAGACTGGGTAGCCTCTAAGGTCCATTCCCTCGTATTTACTTTTCTTGATAAGTGCAGATCAACCCATAGACACTAAAGTCTATCattgaaaagtatttttctggagttcccatcatggctcagtggttaacgaatccaactaggaaccatgaggttgcgggctcgatccctggccttgctcagtgggttaaggatccggtgttgttgccgtgagctgtggtgtaggtcgcagatgcggctcggatcccacgttgcagtggttgtggtgtaggctggcggctacagctcccattcaacccctagcctgggaacctccatatgccatgggagcagccaaaaaaaaaatggcaaaaagacaaaaaatatattttttttttcctgggagctcccttgtggttcagtgggttaaggacccaatgttgtctctgtgaggatgcggtttcaatgcctgacctcactcagtgggttaagttgctgccagctatagtgtaggtcacagatgtggctcagatctggtgttgctgtggccatggcataggcctgtagctgcagctacaattcaacccctagcctgggaatttccaggacATAAGtgtagctgtttaaaaaaaaaaaaaaaaaagaataattatttttttggagttctcttgtggtatagcaaattaaggatctagtgttgttgctGCAGTTACCTGGGTCACTGATATggcgtggattccatccctgacccaggaactaccatatgccacaggtgcagccaaaaagttaaataaaataaaaggtatctttctgttttaatatgtattcatcaaagaaattcagaaaatgttttaaaagcataaataaaaaccATCCATAATTTATCAGCTAGATAATCACTCTGAGTTCATTGAAGCTGGTCCATATTTAATCTGAGTATTCATTTGTGGGCATTTTTCTATGTTAAGCATTTACCAtcacatttttaagtgcacattgtaaaaatttaatttgGCTATATAAAgtgtatattctttcttttttaatagctctCTGATGTAAAAGATGGAGTAAAGCAAGTAGCACCTGCATTTGGATTTGGCAATAGTCAGGCAGTAACATTTGGGTCACCAGGTAAGTGATGGAGTAATGCAGGACTTCACTGATTTCTAAAAATAGGATTTTATAGGTTTCAAATCATAAAGCCTGAAGGTTGATTAAGTGCCATTTCAAGTCACTCTTGTAAATTCTACCACCTTCTATAAGAGAGCTTCAAAGAATTTGACTCATCAAGCATTTGTGAAATGGGGGCCGGAATGGGCATGTTCTCTGAAAGACCCTCTAGCTTAGAAGTATATTTTAGGAATGGTTTTTCAAGAGTTTTATAGGAATACGTTACTATGATAGTAGCACCTTTGAGGACTTTCTTGTCCCTGTACGTAACAGCAGAATTTTGACCTCAAGTGACAGACCCAGTGACATGAGGGACAAGCTGAAATGAAGAGTCACTCCCTCATCCCTGAGTTTTCTCAAGAGCAGTCTCTGTGAGTAAAGGTAAATTACAGTACAGATGAGATTAGTGTAGCAGAAAGACGGACCACAGGGTTTCGTGGGTTTGTCCTGGCTtctcattttcatgtttttcttcttccttccaggAAGTTTCTCATCATTTAAACATGgcggaaataagaaaaaaaaaaggaggcatggGATAGACATATAGCTaccttttctaatcttttttttttctggttttttttttttttttgtaggttttcCAGTGAATAGCAACAGCAGTTGTAGTGCTCAGAATTTTAGTTTTAAACCAAGGTCTTCGTTTGCTGCTGCCCCCTCTGGAAGTCCTTCTGTGTTTGGGAGTACTCCGGCATTTGGAGCCACACCCTCTGCCAGTTCTGCCATCAGCGCTTCTGCCCCAACTTTTGGACTTGGGAAGCCCGAAATCACATCTGCTGCTTCATTTTCGTTTAAAACCCCTGCAGCTTCTGGTTTTGGATCATCTGGATTTTCAGGATTTCCAGCTCCAATGGCAGCAGACCCTGTTGCCCCAGCCTTTGGAAGTGGCAGTTCTGTGGCTGGTTTTGGTAGTCCTGGGTCACATTCTCATGCTGCTTTTTCCAAGTCATCCAATGACACCTTTGGAAATAGCAGCCTATCCACCTCTCTCCCAGTCTCACATGGCACAACAGATAATGTATTATTCACACCCAAGGATCAACTAACAGTGGAAGAACTAGAACAATTTCAATCTAAGAAATTCACTTTGGGAAAAATTCCCTTAAAGCCACCACCTgtggaactcctaaatatttaaaagggcaattttaaatatagaaaagaacagtttttaaaattgttttgagtGGTTCATATGAAAgagcaaatatatatacacatttaaatttataagaaatataaacttttaataacattagtttttaaatttaacatttttccctTGAACCTAACTATTTAAATGGAAcataaaaaatactgaagaacagatttttttaactattattatgaatgaaactgaaaaaatgaTCAATGCACACTGAATAAAGTACTTTTCTTATTCTACATCACTTTActgtcttatttaaaattttggctttaaacttttttaaagaaatgagacaGTTTTTAGAACCAGTAGGGAAAAATGCTTGAATGTTTAACCTACTTACCAAATAAATATCAGAAGCCTGACTTTCATGTTCAAGAAGATTCTCTTAACGAAATAGCAATTTTTAAAGGGCAGAAACTTATTTTCAGGACCTAAGGGGCGTTTTCCcctcacagtttttttttaatggtccaCTCCCATAGtgtgcggaagttcccagaccaggaaatgaacccgagtcacagcagtgacccaagtgccacagtgacaatgcaggatccctaacctgctgcacccaagggaactccacctctcAGAATTGTTCCCACTCAATATTGACTGTCTCATGGACCATCTGAGTTTTCTTTGGCAATTTTAGGCTAATTTTATCTTGGCCTAATTTTTCTGTAATACTGTTTTTTCCTCACATTCTTCCATCAGGTGGCTGGATTCTAAGAGGAATGGAAATTATGATCTCATGTGAATAAATAGTATATGTAGAGGAGTCGAATTCACCAGCTGTTTCTATTAGAATTTTCAGACACgtttgtgtctgtctgtgtccTCAGATGAGGGCAATATATTGTATATCTTATATGTAGTTGATCCAAGTAGCCAAAGACCTGTCATGAGCTGAAGCATATATGTCAGAATTCAGTGTTTCTTTCTCAAGCCTCAAAAATGACACAGCTGGCACTTTGAGAATAGTTACCTAAACTAGATCTGAtattgaactgattttttttaggtgtaaataaaataaaaacttataaaagATGCACTCCACATGACTTTAGTATATATGCAAAGGATTCAATCCTCAGAGGATCCAGATTTTCCGTTACAACTTTTGAAGAACTGTATGATTCAAACAGTTTTGGAACCCCAGCATATGGAATAgaatttccctccctcctttctcctatAAGAACAATCACATTTCTACAGTCTTTATTATTTGactgcttcatttattttttctttttgtggtagcttctgcagcatatggaagttcccaggccag
This region includes:
- the NUP42 gene encoding nucleoporin NUP42 isoform X1, encoding MTICQFFLQGRCRFGDRCWNEHPRAGGAGGGRQQQQPPGSNRRGWNTTNQRYSNVIQPSSFSKSTPWGGSRDQEKPSFGSFDSGASTSRNRGFGLSQNPFASSSSDGDGQKDEKKLLEEIVKDMEVWESSGQWMFSVYSPMKKKLNISGFTDISPEELRLEYHNFLTSNNLQSYLNSVQHLINQWRSRVNELKNLNTSTKIALLSDVKDGVKQVAPAFGFGNSQAVTFGSPGFPVNSNSSCSAQNFSFKPRSSFAAAPSGSPSVFGSTPAFGATPSASSAISASAPTFGLGKPEITSAASFSFKTPAASGFGSSGFSGFPAPMAADPVAPAFGSGSSVAGFGSPGSHSHAAFSKSSNDTFGNSSLSTSLPVSHGTTDNVLFTPKDQLTVEELEQFQSKKFTLGKIPLKPPPVELLNI
- the NUP42 gene encoding nucleoporin NUP42 isoform X2, with protein sequence MEVWESSGQWMFSVYSPMKKKLNISGFTDISPEELRLEYHNFLTSNNLQSYLNSVQHLINQWRSRVNELKNLNTSTKIALLSDVKDGVKQVAPAFGFGNSQAVTFGSPGFPVNSNSSCSAQNFSFKPRSSFAAAPSGSPSVFGSTPAFGATPSASSAISASAPTFGLGKPEITSAASFSFKTPAASGFGSSGFSGFPAPMAADPVAPAFGSGSSVAGFGSPGSHSHAAFSKSSNDTFGNSSLSTSLPVSHGTTDNVLFTPKDQLTVEELEQFQSKKFTLGKIPLKPPPVELLNI